TGGACAAAGTTAATGTAGGTTATACTTTTTAGAGTAAATTTCATTTTGCATCCCTTTGGTTTCAGCATAATTCGGATTGGATCAAGAACTTTAGTTATATACAATATGCATCGCTTAGATTTTAATACCCTTATAATGACCACCCTTCGCCGATTTTTGTTAATTTTGACCGTTAAATAACGGTTGACTAGGGGTAAAATAGAgatattaagtataaaatatttaaaaaatatgttaaaaaattgaaaaaactacaaaataatatgtaaaatatatattaatttttttatagtGCGAGTATCTATATAAAAATTCTATAATGTgcgtaataattataaatatatcaaaaaatattaaatatatcaaaaaatattatttaactTGAATATTTTAAAGATGAAatcattaaataaaaaaaataaaaaaaatattattattatttttttaaaaggcttaaatcgatttaacacctgattcagtttatttttttaaatcattatattttttactatttttttaatattttaaatttattaatgctttatttaaataatttatatgtGTTATCCGTAACTGTCAAAATGACATAAAATTGGTTAAGAGGTGGTTATTGTAAGAGTATAGAAACTAAGGAAAGCATATTGGATATAATTAAAGTTTTTAACCAAATTTGCATTAAGCTGGGATGCAAAATGAATATAACTCTACTTTTTAATGAATACGTTATGTAACAAATGATCACTTGATTCCAGATGCAACGCAACTAGTTGAATTGTATTTGTAATGCAACAGTGTGTGTACTATACTTTACATGGTCCTGATCAAATGAAATTAGATTGCTATTCCATTTCTGTGATTTACCAAAAGTTCAAGAAATTGCTATTCTTTTTTAGTTGTTGGACACTCAATAGTATTTTGTTGGGGTATAGAACTACATAAATGAATAAATACAAAATGTCGTCATTTCCTTTGGTTTTTCTATAGTTCAAGTTTATATTTTGCCAATTCGAAATAAGAAATAACCTAGAAAGGCGGTATCTGTCTTTACCTCGGGTAGGCCTTATCCCCAAaagaaatttaattaatatcGTTTGAACTGTTGGCCCACATACCATATAATAGATCGCGATATCTTCTATCTTGCCCAAGAACTTGTGAATTTTACAAGCTCAAGATTTGGTACCATAGACGCTCATTCATGTTTTCTTGTTTTCTGATTATTTATAAAACAGAACAATCTACTTGTGTACTATTTGTGATTGCATCATTTGTTTTGACTGTTATATAATTTTGTGTCCTTTTGTTTACAATCTTATATAACATTTCAGTTTAATATACAAAGATAAGACACCTATGGAGTTTAAGGGCAGTGCTAATAGGATTAGGAGCTGTGCATGCGAGTTAATGTCTATTGGTGATGACCTAATGGACGATAATGAGTCCTGGGATTTCGTCGGGAGAGATCTTCAGCTAAAAGCAACATTCTTGTATTGCGACTTTGACAAAGTGATATCTGGTGCTCCTGAGGATCATAAAAGATCTCTCACCGAACTTGCAAATAGATTATTTTGCTCAATTGAAGAGgtaattttttaatttgtttcTCTCATTTTTTAATTACTTGAAGTAGGAAAGCCATTTTATTAATTCATTGCTTTAGTTGATGTTTTAAGTATATAAATCGTGACTCGTGTTTATCAAGTCTATAACATCGCTGTTCAGTGGTACTAAATTTGTTGGACTCCACAATCAATTTTATCGTTGAACTTTATATCCGGTCACTTCAGTATGTAGACTATTTTATTCCAATATTCAATTGTATTAATTGTTCCCGTCGGCTTGAATAATATCAATCTCTTTCTTTTCCCCTTTTTGTTGTTCTTAAATCATGTACAAATTGCAACATTGCAAATTCAAAGGACCTGGGTAAAACACATTGATAAGTTGTTTACATGTTTTTCTTACTCTGAAGTCATAAGAAAAGTTATTACGATTTATTTTCCAAGTTGCACAGTCCTAGTTAAGTTATTGATAGAAATAGAACAACATTTGCTTTTGTTCATCTATACATTCTTTTCTTGGtaataaatatttacatatttaAGTAAATGAAGATTGATATATTAGTTGTTAGATATTATCATTATTTTGTCGATTACCATGGTGCTTAGGCAATGTAATTAATAGTTTTTGTTATAATATAGTTGGATTTAGCGGTGAAGGTTCAGAGTATCCAGCAAGCACAGAATCGATTCAGTGACCTTGCTCTTGTTTTGGAAGAAGTGGTTGAGTCTGATCTCATGCCTCCTCCACTCATGCCTCCAAgtgattcgacggatgatgattaaaGATGTTGGTGCTTTGTATATGAATATACTTAGCTATCTAATTAACCGATGATGGTTGATTATGTAATGGTCTGTACTATGCATCATAGCCATTTATGCTGGCGTTTTATTCCTATGGTTTCAGTTATATTGATCCAAGTAATGTTTAGTTGGTGGTATTAAAAAGAAACTTTTTTTGCTAAAAATGTTAAATATAGAGAGACCAACATTGTGGTCGTCAAACCAATGTAGTATTTTGAGAGTGATGGTATGTTGTATTTTGTTATGCAAGAACATCTCCAACCACTCTAAAATTGTATTTTTACATTAACGTAGTGTAACATTTATCTCCAATCCAATTCCAAATTTTAATGATATTGCACTAAATATTACACCAAGTTTGGTGTTACAATTAGAGTTTTTGTTTATTACAACATTATCCTTATACTtcttatatataaaataaaatttatttcaTTTGCCGatcaattttattatttttgtacTTTTGacaataaaataatatatatagtacaattataatataaaatttaataaatcACATCATAATAATGTAATATAtatagagatgcacaaaaagtccgggcccgaaaatctgacccggcccgatccggtcaaaaCCCGGTCAAGCCCGGCCCGGGCTTTGggcctcgacgggccctatatttttaggcaaagcccggcccggcccggttaaaagcccgggcttcggcccggcccggcccgattaaaaccccgaaaaagcccggttataatctgattattctaatatattttcttatatatttataaattcacatttactatacatataaataatattttaaacacatatatatttacatatttgtgattaataatattatttatatacttcgttgcataaataatgaaagaaatataataagtacactatatatatttagATATCATTGTCACgaatatttggatatcattgttatcgtaacaatgatatcattgttatcataacaatgataaaatatatcatataaacatgtttattttttgccgaacttaaatgttttcaacgaagtaatgttttcctaaaatattccatgtaaactaatatatttttatgatgatctagttgctaacacatGTATTCTTCAGAATCTCTAATAATACTAGATCCgttttaaattagaaaaaagtccggtccgatccgatccggcccgaaaaaagcccgattaggcccgcctcgagggcccaaacgggcttTGAAATTTCCGAAAAGCCTGGCCCGacccggcccggtcaaagtcaaagcccgaaaagcccggcccggtcaaagtccAGGCCTTTTAAGGCCCGGcccggtgggccttttgtgcatctctaaaTACATAGGAGATGCTCTAGTGTATTATTTAGATATTTTAAGTGGGAGCTGTGCTTTGCCTCCCCAGGGAATAGTGTAGTGTATACAAAGGCCTAAAGTCCAAAGGACCTGGAAATTTGGATTACCAGAAGTTCTATAATTTTTGCAAACCATATTATAAAATACAGACCATGGCCGGGCTTCAGCCGGACTTTAATAGAATCAGGCCAGGCCAGGCTAGATTTTCGAACTCAGGTTTTGTATGCATCTCAGGGTCTGTGCGATACAATGGATTGTACGACTGCAAGCTGTAACACTTTGCAAAGTACCCAAGACCGTACAGGAGAGTCACCATTTGAGCAAAAGCACTTTTAAAATTTTACACTTTAAAGTTACCCTCTCCCCCGACCAATTCTTTATATTTGATTTGGGCATGGAGGccaaaaaaatatgtataaagtaatgaaaaagagaaaaaaaagtgAGTGAAGTGATGAGACccattgatttttaatatataaaagagaTATAGTGGAGTAAAAGTAGTGTTAAAAGGGAGAAAAAGTGGGAAAGTGGTGAAACtattaattatttttgataagTTTTGAAATATAAAGAATTAGATGGAATATAAAAAAAAAGTGTAAAAAAATAGTTGAGACAGAAGGAGTATTGTTTAAATCCTAAATTTTTACACTTCAATGTTTTTGTTTATTTAACTTCAAAGTTATATGGCATTTAAATCCCTATAAATAGCTCAAGTATAATTTATCCTCCTTTGTGTTATACTAGTTCCATCCCCTCATTTTTCTATAATATTTTCAAATGATATGGcaactataaaatatattttcgtaatttatttttaaaattttctttttttgtcTAAAAGTTTAAacgttatatttttatttagaaaaaataaatatcaaaaaaataTTATACAGCTACATTGAATAAGAGTATTAAAGTGGGTGCCGAACCTTCTTCCTCCAATGTAAAAAATTGAGAGGACAGAGGGGGTATTAGATAAAAAATAATCCTTGTGATTGAAATgtacaaataaaaaaattaattaataaatttagattgtattaaaaaataaagtgtactaatttattttattaatctaACAATGTATCAGATATTTATATATTTACTTGAGAAAATTTCAATCTATTTAGCAGTACATTTGATATTCATTTAGATGAGAATTGGACTAATTA
This sequence is a window from Apium graveolens cultivar Ventura chromosome 9, ASM990537v1, whole genome shotgun sequence. Protein-coding genes within it:
- the LOC141682941 gene encoding photosynthetic NDH subunit of lumenal location 3, chloroplastic-like, with the translated sequence MEFKGSANRIRSCACELMSIGDDLMDDNESWDFVGRDLQLKATFLYCDFDKVISGAPEDHKRSLTELANRLFCSIEELDLAVKVQSIQQAQNRFSDLALVLEEVVESDLMPPPLMPPSDSTDDD